From uncultured Roseateles sp., the proteins below share one genomic window:
- the lnt gene encoding apolipoprotein N-acyltransferase, with amino-acid sequence MKLLARARSWLASAPAMLVAGLGQTLSFAPFEAWWLQPLSLALLAFATLQAAPRRAAFLGWLFGVAWLVSGLWWLYISMHDFGGMPAWLAALAVLALAAALSLYYAAAMALFARLRGTNAYLNALLWAACWLLAELARAVLWTGFPWIASGYAHSVGLLSAWAPWIGVYGLCALGAWLAAVLASLAGAASARQRLALAAAGLAVLAAGPLLPSEFTQAAGVLKVSLLQPNVAQNLKFDPNRLDANLQLLLRQIAAAKGDLVVTPESVVPLTRGELSPGFWAELQAPFAAQGRGLLIGIFTGSEEAGYVNSVLGLPGAGGGDYVYGKRHLLPFGEFIPPGFRWFVALLRIPLGDQASGQSTAAYAVAGQRVRPLICYEDLFGEDVVGSVVGPQPATLFVNASNLAWFGESLVQDQHLQFSQMRALEFQRAVVRSTNTGATAVVDHRGRIGPRLPALTEGILEAEVQGRVGATPYARWLSVLGLWPLFGLAVGVLGWAWRRR; translated from the coding sequence GTGAAGCTGCTCGCCCGTGCGCGCAGCTGGCTCGCCAGCGCGCCGGCCATGCTTGTGGCCGGCCTCGGCCAGACCCTGTCATTCGCGCCGTTCGAGGCCTGGTGGCTGCAGCCGCTGTCGCTGGCCCTGCTGGCCTTCGCCACCCTGCAGGCCGCGCCGCGCCGCGCCGCTTTCCTGGGCTGGCTGTTCGGTGTGGCCTGGCTGGTCTCGGGCCTGTGGTGGCTGTACATCAGCATGCATGACTTCGGCGGCATGCCGGCCTGGCTGGCGGCGCTGGCTGTGCTGGCGCTGGCGGCGGCGCTGTCGCTGTACTACGCCGCGGCGATGGCCTTGTTTGCCAGGCTGCGAGGTACCAATGCCTATCTGAATGCCTTGCTGTGGGCGGCCTGTTGGCTGCTGGCCGAGCTGGCCCGGGCCGTGCTGTGGACCGGTTTCCCCTGGATCGCCTCCGGCTATGCCCACAGCGTGGGTCTGCTGAGCGCCTGGGCGCCATGGATCGGCGTGTACGGCCTTTGTGCACTGGGCGCCTGGCTGGCTGCCGTGCTGGCTTCGCTGGCGGGCGCGGCCTCGGCGCGCCAGCGCCTGGCCTTGGCCGCGGCCGGGCTCGCCGTGCTGGCAGCCGGGCCGCTGCTGCCCAGCGAGTTCACCCAGGCCGCCGGCGTGCTCAAGGTCAGTCTGCTGCAGCCCAATGTTGCGCAGAACCTGAAATTCGATCCGAACCGGCTGGACGCCAATCTGCAGCTGCTGCTGCGCCAGATCGCTGCTGCCAAGGGCGATCTGGTGGTGACGCCGGAGTCGGTCGTGCCCTTGACCCGTGGCGAGCTGAGTCCGGGTTTCTGGGCCGAGCTGCAGGCGCCGTTTGCCGCCCAGGGGCGGGGCCTGCTGATCGGCATCTTCACCGGCAGCGAGGAGGCGGGCTACGTCAATTCGGTGCTGGGCCTGCCGGGGGCGGGTGGCGGCGACTATGTCTACGGCAAGCGTCATCTGCTGCCCTTCGGCGAGTTCATTCCGCCAGGTTTCCGCTGGTTCGTCGCCCTGCTGCGCATTCCGCTCGGCGACCAGGCCAGCGGCCAGAGCACGGCCGCCTACGCCGTGGCCGGCCAGCGCGTGCGGCCGCTGATCTGTTACGAGGATCTGTTCGGCGAGGACGTGGTCGGCAGCGTGGTCGGCCCGCAGCCGGCCACGCTGTTTGTCAACGCCAGCAATCTGGCCTGGTTCGGCGAATCGCTGGTGCAGGACCAGCATCTGCAGTTTTCGCAGATGCGGGCATTGGAGTTCCAGCGCGCGGTGGTGCGCTCGACCAATACCGGTGCCACCGCCGTGGTTGATCACCGCGGCCGCATCGGCCCTCGGCTGCCGGCGCTGACCGAGGGCATTCTGGAGGCCGAGGTGCAGGGGCGGGTCGGTGCCACGCCCTACGCCCGCTGGCTGTCGGTGCTGGGTCTGTGGCCGCTGTTCGGACTGGCTGTGGGGGTGTTGGGCTGGGCCTGGCGTCGGCGCTAG
- a CDS encoding transporter associated domain-containing protein, translating into MSEPSPRTSPKPGARHTAVADRRTVFERVLEFLHPGPDSKLELIATLADAEQRELIEPESRLMLEGVLRMAELSAGDAMVAAPRMDLLDIDAPYEDLLAAVIDTGHSRFPVFEGQKDNIIGILLAKDLLKLQRAPEINLRILLRPTVFVPESKGLNELLRDFRSNRNHLAIVIDEFGNTAGLITIEDVLEEIVGEIEDEFDDKDGDSSIYTLADGSQRVAGDADISAVNEAFSVRLPEEDFDTIGGLIAQEMGRVPRRGEIVELAGLSFNVMLARGGAVRWFKVTRAPERKTEADGAPAA; encoded by the coding sequence ATGTCCGAGCCTTCACCCAGGACCAGCCCGAAACCGGGCGCCCGTCATACCGCCGTTGCCGACCGACGCACCGTGTTCGAGCGTGTGCTCGAATTCCTGCATCCGGGGCCGGATTCCAAGCTTGAACTGATCGCCACCCTGGCCGATGCGGAGCAGCGCGAGCTGATCGAGCCCGAGTCGCGCCTGATGCTCGAGGGTGTGCTGCGCATGGCCGAGCTCAGCGCAGGAGACGCCATGGTGGCCGCCCCGCGCATGGACCTGCTGGATATCGACGCACCCTACGAAGACCTGCTGGCCGCGGTGATAGACACCGGACACTCGCGCTTCCCGGTGTTCGAGGGGCAGAAAGACAACATCATCGGCATCCTGCTGGCCAAGGACCTGCTGAAGCTGCAGCGCGCGCCCGAGATCAATCTGCGCATCCTGTTGCGGCCCACCGTCTTCGTGCCCGAGTCCAAGGGCCTGAACGAGCTGCTGCGCGACTTCCGCTCGAACCGCAACCATCTGGCCATCGTCATCGACGAATTCGGCAACACCGCCGGCCTGATCACCATCGAGGACGTGCTGGAAGAGATCGTCGGCGAGATCGAGGACGAGTTCGACGACAAGGACGGCGACAGCAGCATCTACACCCTGGCCGATGGCAGCCAGCGGGTGGCCGGCGACGCCGACATCAGTGCCGTCAACGAGGCCTTCTCGGTGCGGCTGCCGGAAGAAGATTTCGACACCATAGGCGGGTTGATCGCCCAGGAGATGGGCCGCGTGCCGCGGCGCGGCGAGATCGTCGAGCTGGCCGGCCTGAGCTTCAATGTGATGCTGGCGCGCGGCGGTGCGGTGCGCTGGTTCAAGGTCACCCGGGCGCCCGAGCGCAAGACGGAAGCCGACGGGGCACCCGCCGCGTGA
- a CDS encoding GTP-binding protein, giving the protein MSTSLIPATILTGFLGSGKTTLLKRVLSEAHGQKIAVIENEFGEENIDNEILVSDTTEQIIQMNNGCVCCTIREDLRTTLNDLAEKRRKGELQFDRVVIETTGLADPGPVAQTFFMDDEIAESYLLDSVLTLVDAVHGDAQLNERQEARRQIGFADQIFISKSDLADAAKLEDLSHRIKHMNPRAPQRRVHFGEVPIAEVFDLRGFNLNAKLDIDPDFLKADEPHGHKHDHKHDHHDHEHGEHCDHPHHHAHDDDVKSFVFKSNKAFNPAKLEDFLGAIVQVYGPKMLRYKGVLNMKGSDRKVIFQGVHQLMGSDLGPKWAPGETKTSKMVFIGIDLPKDILLQGLEGCLV; this is encoded by the coding sequence ATGTCCACCTCTCTGATCCCCGCCACCATCCTGACCGGCTTTCTCGGCTCGGGCAAAACCACCCTGCTCAAGCGGGTGCTCTCCGAGGCCCATGGCCAGAAGATCGCCGTGATCGAGAACGAGTTCGGCGAGGAGAACATCGACAACGAGATCCTCGTCTCGGACACCACCGAGCAGATCATCCAGATGAACAATGGCTGCGTCTGCTGCACCATCCGCGAAGATCTGCGCACCACGCTGAATGATCTGGCCGAAAAGCGCCGCAAGGGCGAACTGCAGTTCGACCGTGTCGTCATCGAGACCACCGGCCTGGCCGACCCCGGTCCGGTGGCCCAGACCTTCTTCATGGACGACGAGATCGCCGAAAGCTATCTGCTCGACTCGGTCTTGACCCTGGTGGACGCCGTCCACGGCGACGCCCAGCTCAACGAGCGCCAGGAAGCGCGCCGCCAGATCGGCTTTGCCGACCAGATCTTCATCAGCAAGAGCGACCTGGCCGATGCGGCCAAGCTGGAGGATCTGAGCCACCGCATCAAGCACATGAACCCGCGTGCGCCGCAGCGCCGCGTGCATTTCGGCGAGGTGCCCATCGCCGAGGTCTTCGATCTGCGTGGCTTCAATCTGAATGCCAAGCTGGACATCGACCCCGACTTCCTGAAGGCCGATGAGCCCCACGGCCACAAGCACGACCACAAGCACGATCATCACGACCATGAGCATGGCGAGCACTGCGACCACCCGCACCACCATGCCCATGACGACGACGTGAAATCCTTCGTCTTCAAGTCCAACAAGGCCTTCAACCCGGCCAAGCTGGAAGACTTCCTGGGTGCCATCGTCCAGGTCTATGGCCCCAAGATGCTGCGCTACAAGGGCGTGCTGAACATGAAGGGCTCGGACCGCAAGGTCATCTTCCAGGGCGTGCACCAGCTGATGGGCAGCGATCTGGGCCCCAAATGGGCGCCCGGCGAGACCAAGACCAGCAAGATGGTCTTCATCGGCATAGACCTGCCAAAAGATATCTTGTTACAGGGATTGGAAGGCTGCCTGGTTTAA
- the dksA gene encoding RNA polymerase-binding protein DksA — protein sequence MIDTPRIAAKPDPKLANAWKTKSGREMSEAEIFAMPDTEYMNDKQLDFFRGKLQELKEDLLSNAGETTEHLREDTSIVPDPADRATIEEEHALELRTRDRERKLLKKITQSLARLDTGEYGYCDETGEPIGLGRLIARPTATLSLEAQQRREMKQKMFGD from the coding sequence GTGATTGATACCCCCCGAATCGCCGCCAAGCCGGACCCCAAGCTGGCCAATGCCTGGAAGACCAAATCCGGCCGCGAGATGAGCGAAGCCGAGATCTTCGCCATGCCCGACACCGAGTACATGAATGACAAGCAGCTCGACTTCTTCCGCGGCAAGCTGCAGGAACTGAAGGAAGACCTGCTGTCCAATGCCGGCGAGACCACCGAGCATCTGCGCGAAGACACCTCCATCGTCCCCGATCCGGCCGACCGCGCCACCATCGAGGAAGAGCATGCGCTGGAATTGCGCACCCGCGACCGCGAGCGCAAGCTGCTGAAGAAGATCACCCAGTCGCTGGCCCGCCTGGACACCGGCGAATACGGCTACTGCGACGAGACCGGCGAGCCCATCGGCCTGGGCCGCTTGATCGCCCGCCCGACCGCCACGCTGTCCCTGGAAGCCCAGCAGCGCCGGGAGATGAAGCAGAAGATGTTCGGCGACTGA
- the hslV gene encoding ATP-dependent protease subunit HslV gives MEQYHGTTILSVRRGNQVAIGGDGQVTLGTIIVKSSARKVRKLYRDQVLAGFAGATADAFTLFERFEAKLEKHQGNLVRAAIDLTRDWRTDRVLRRLEAMLAVADREASLIITGNGDVLEPEHGIVAIGSGGAYAQAAARALIQHTELAPADVVKRSLEIAGDICIYTNQSHIIETLEPLPAKG, from the coding sequence ATGGAACAGTATCACGGCACCACCATTCTCAGCGTCCGGCGCGGCAACCAGGTCGCCATCGGCGGCGATGGCCAGGTCACCTTGGGCACCATCATCGTCAAATCCAGCGCCCGCAAGGTGCGCAAGCTCTACCGTGACCAGGTGCTGGCCGGCTTTGCCGGCGCCACGGCCGACGCCTTCACCCTGTTCGAGCGCTTCGAGGCCAAGCTGGAGAAGCACCAGGGCAATCTGGTGCGCGCCGCCATCGACCTGACCCGCGACTGGCGCACCGACCGCGTGCTGCGCCGGCTCGAAGCCATGCTGGCCGTGGCCGACCGAGAAGCCTCGCTGATCATCACCGGCAATGGCGACGTACTCGAGCCCGAGCACGGCATCGTCGCCATCGGCTCTGGCGGCGCCTATGCCCAGGCCGCGGCGCGGGCGCTGATACAGCACACCGAGCTGGCGCCGGCCGACGTGGTCAAGCGTTCGCTGGAGATTGCCGGCGACATCTGCATCTACACCAACCAGAGCCACATCATCGAAACGCTGGAGCCGCTGCCGGCCAAGGGCTAG
- the hslU gene encoding ATP-dependent protease ATPase subunit HslU — protein MSMTPQEIVSELDRHIVGQQAAKRAVAIAMRNRWRRQQVDEKLRSEITPKNILMIGPTGVGKTEIARRLAKLADAPFIKVEATKFTEVGYVGKDVDSIIRDLVDMAVKQERETQMRRQRTRAEDAAEDRVLDILVPPPRGASSGSEFGFAAPTPAAIPGPAVANENTARQVMRKRLREGALDDKEIEVDLAEARPALEIMGPQGMEDMAEQLKGMFSQMGAGKRKTRKVKIAEAMKLLVEEEAGKLVNEDEIKTTALHNAEQNGIVFIDEIDKVASRSEGNGAEVSRQGVQRDLLPLVEGTTVNTKYGMVKTDHILFIASGAFHLAKPSDLIPELQGRFPIRVELGSLSVDDFEAILTSTHASLVRQYQALLATEGVTLELSPDGVRRVAQIAFEVNERTENIGARRLATVMERLLDEISFDAPNLAGQRVCLDAAAVDAKLGELARDEDLSRYIL, from the coding sequence ATGTCCATGACACCGCAAGAAATCGTCTCCGAGCTGGACCGCCACATCGTCGGTCAGCAGGCCGCCAAACGCGCCGTGGCGATTGCCATGCGCAACCGCTGGCGCCGCCAGCAGGTCGATGAAAAGCTGCGCAGCGAGATCACGCCGAAGAACATCCTGATGATCGGCCCCACCGGTGTGGGCAAGACCGAGATCGCGCGCCGCCTGGCCAAACTGGCCGATGCGCCCTTCATCAAGGTCGAGGCCACCAAGTTCACCGAGGTCGGCTATGTCGGCAAGGATGTGGACAGCATCATCCGCGACCTGGTGGACATGGCCGTCAAGCAGGAGCGCGAGACGCAGATGCGTCGCCAGCGCACCCGCGCCGAAGACGCAGCCGAGGACCGCGTGCTCGACATCCTGGTGCCGCCACCGCGCGGGGCATCAAGCGGCAGCGAGTTCGGTTTTGCCGCGCCGACGCCCGCAGCAATACCTGGCCCCGCTGTTGCGAATGAAAATACGGCACGCCAGGTGATGCGCAAACGTCTGCGCGAGGGCGCCCTGGACGACAAGGAGATCGAGGTCGACCTGGCCGAGGCCCGGCCGGCGCTGGAGATCATGGGCCCGCAGGGCATGGAAGACATGGCCGAGCAGCTCAAGGGCATGTTCTCGCAGATGGGCGCGGGCAAGCGCAAGACACGCAAGGTGAAGATCGCCGAGGCGATGAAGCTGCTGGTCGAGGAGGAGGCCGGCAAGCTCGTCAACGAGGACGAGATCAAGACCACCGCGCTGCACAACGCCGAACAGAACGGCATCGTCTTCATCGACGAGATCGACAAGGTTGCTTCGCGCAGCGAGGGCAATGGCGCCGAAGTCTCGCGCCAGGGCGTGCAGCGCGATCTGCTGCCCCTGGTCGAGGGCACCACGGTCAACACCAAGTACGGCATGGTCAAGACCGACCATATCCTGTTCATCGCCTCGGGCGCCTTCCATCTGGCCAAGCCCAGCGACCTGATACCCGAGCTGCAGGGGCGCTTCCCGATCCGTGTCGAGCTGGGCTCGCTGTCGGTCGATGACTTCGAGGCCATTCTGACCAGCACCCATGCCAGCCTGGTGAGGCAGTACCAGGCCCTGCTGGCCACCGAGGGCGTGACGCTGGAGCTCAGCCCCGACGGCGTGCGCCGCGTGGCGCAGATCGCGTTCGAGGTCAACGAGCGCACCGAGAACATCGGCGCGCGCCGCCTCGCCACCGTGATGGAGCGCCTGCTGGACGAGATCAGCTTCGACGCACCGAATCTGGCCGGCCAGCGCGTCTGCCTTGACGCCGCTGCCGTGGATGCCAAGCTCGGCGAGCTGGCCAGGGATGAGGACCTCTCGCGCTACATTCTTTAA
- a CDS encoding potassium channel family protein, producing the protein MSTRSWGLARPPALNPAATREEQRWRWPVLVALLATIPAFYIELLESLPTPLAIAIYLVAAALIALSLWRVARLLPHPRPYLRRNALDLVLLAGLMLAALLPPSAESTLALAMRLLVALLTLVRMVWAIKSWVTRGGLAYLLMLALLVLGFCGLGFWALEPRARSLGDGLWLAFTTAATVGYGDIVPTTPASKIFAVFVVLLGYAVLSLVTAAIASNWVESSERRMEQDILRDLHAELRGVREELAQLRGEQTARSGPS; encoded by the coding sequence ATGAGCACGCGCAGCTGGGGCCTGGCCCGGCCTCCGGCCCTCAACCCTGCGGCCACGCGGGAGGAGCAGCGTTGGCGTTGGCCGGTGCTGGTGGCACTGCTGGCCACCATTCCGGCCTTCTACATCGAACTGCTGGAGAGTCTGCCCACGCCGCTGGCGATTGCCATCTATCTGGTTGCCGCAGCGCTGATTGCGCTGTCGCTGTGGCGGGTGGCCCGGCTGCTTCCCCATCCGCGCCCTTATCTGCGCCGCAACGCACTGGACCTGGTGCTGCTGGCCGGCCTGATGCTGGCCGCCCTGCTGCCGCCCAGCGCCGAATCGACACTGGCCCTGGCCATGCGCCTGCTGGTGGCGCTGCTAACCCTGGTGCGCATGGTCTGGGCGATCAAATCCTGGGTCACCCGCGGTGGCCTGGCCTATCTGCTGATGCTGGCGCTGCTCGTGCTGGGCTTTTGCGGCCTCGGCTTCTGGGCGCTGGAGCCGCGCGCCCGCAGCCTCGGCGATGGCCTCTGGCTGGCTTTCACCACCGCGGCCACCGTCGGTTACGGCGACATCGTTCCCACCACCCCCGCCTCGAAAATCTTTGCCGTGTTCGTGGTGCTGCTGGGCTACGCGGTGCTGTCGCTGGTGACGGCGGCCATCGCCTCGAACTGGGTCGAGAGTTCGGAGCGCCGCATGGAGCAGGACATCCTGCGTGATCTGCATGCCGAACTGCGCGGCGTACGCGAAGAGCTGGCCCAGCTGCGCGGCGAGCAGACGGCGCGCTCGGGCCCGTCTTGA
- a CDS encoding LuxR C-terminal-related transcriptional regulator: protein MQLEERGLSGVLRLAEMVAQGLTSPQHLLSELRVVFHAASAMLVTPFARQARGSPWLAQGLTCSVGMDCRQQYYERWMDSDPWRMAWLERGLPIKSGTAHAGRDFLSGEQLSHTHCYATFASLHGLWDVSCLIIDDGQGQSGGTMLVLALNRARHQPPMGDADIARLRSLHLPLQRALSLYAAQQPAAPDLSGPASAFASVPQAVLVLRADRQLIYTNPAAESLLTLGDARAAAGRLERLGQLEVAELDKLLAHAAAGSAEEQGLWFGPDLQTGRVHAASLAARTARAAAWPEGALLLTVQRDAPRISQAARIAGLASRCALSPAERQVLELLCAGLSVGQVAERLDVRVSTVRTHVRGLLEKTGSGRLMLLLAQMGAVSAKHAEAA from the coding sequence ATGCAGCTCGAAGAGCGCGGCTTGAGTGGCGTATTGCGTCTGGCGGAAATGGTGGCCCAAGGGCTGACCTCGCCGCAGCATTTGTTGTCGGAGTTGCGGGTGGTCTTTCATGCGGCCTCGGCCATGCTGGTGACGCCGTTTGCGCGCCAGGCCCGGGGCTCGCCCTGGCTGGCCCAGGGCCTGACCTGCTCGGTAGGCATGGACTGCCGCCAGCAGTATTACGAACGCTGGATGGACAGCGACCCCTGGCGCATGGCCTGGCTGGAGCGCGGCCTGCCGATCAAGTCGGGCACGGCCCATGCCGGCCGTGACTTCCTCAGTGGCGAGCAGCTCTCGCACACCCACTGCTATGCCACGTTTGCGTCGCTGCACGGCCTGTGGGATGTCAGCTGCCTGATCATCGATGATGGCCAGGGCCAGTCGGGCGGAACCATGCTGGTACTGGCGCTGAACCGGGCCCGCCATCAGCCGCCGATGGGCGATGCCGATATCGCCCGGTTGCGCTCCCTGCATCTGCCGCTGCAGCGGGCCCTGTCACTGTATGCGGCCCAGCAGCCCGCGGCGCCCGACCTGTCGGGCCCGGCCTCGGCCTTTGCCAGCGTGCCGCAGGCCGTGCTGGTGTTGCGCGCCGACCGGCAGCTGATCTACACCAACCCTGCGGCCGAATCGCTGCTGACGCTGGGCGATGCCCGGGCGGCAGCTGGGCGGCTTGAGCGCCTGGGGCAACTCGAGGTCGCGGAGCTGGACAAGCTGCTGGCCCATGCCGCCGCCGGCAGTGCCGAGGAGCAGGGCCTGTGGTTCGGGCCCGATCTGCAGACCGGCCGCGTCCACGCGGCCAGCCTGGCCGCCAGAACCGCCCGCGCGGCTGCCTGGCCCGAGGGCGCTCTGCTGCTGACGGTGCAACGCGATGCCCCGCGCATCAGTCAGGCCGCGCGCATTGCCGGCCTGGCCTCACGCTGTGCGCTGAGCCCGGCCGAGCGCCAGGTGCTGGAGTTGCTCTGCGCCGGTCTCAGCGTCGGGCAGGTCGCGGAGCGCCTGGACGTGCGCGTTTCCACCGTGCGCACCCATGTGCGTGGCCTGCTCGAGAAGACCGGTTCCGGGCGGCTGATGCTGCTGCTGGCGCAGATGGGGGCGGTGTCGGCAAAGCATGCTGAAGCGGCTTGA
- a CDS encoding type III pantothenate kinase has product MSFLAIDIGNTRLKWALYASPQPGAALLAHGAVFLENIDQLAESEWQALPAPHSILGCNVAGDAIRRRVEEQVDELWELEPRWVVSALQGGGITSGYDHPGRLGADRFVALIGARWHVLARGPARPALVVMVGTAVTVDALDQSGHFLGGLILPGHGIMLRALEGGTAGLRVPTGEVREFPTNTSDALTSGGTYAITGAIERMHRHLSQRCAAQCAHAPVTLMTGGAGWKVSPALDVAHELVESLIFDGMLALQSHRLAL; this is encoded by the coding sequence ATGAGCTTTCTGGCCATAGACATTGGCAATACGCGCCTGAAATGGGCGCTGTACGCATCGCCCCAGCCGGGCGCCGCCCTGCTGGCCCATGGGGCGGTGTTCCTCGAGAACATCGACCAGCTGGCCGAAAGCGAATGGCAGGCCTTGCCCGCTCCGCACTCCATCCTCGGCTGCAATGTGGCCGGCGATGCGATCCGCCGTCGCGTCGAGGAGCAGGTGGATGAGTTGTGGGAGCTGGAGCCGCGCTGGGTCGTGTCCGCCTTGCAGGGCGGGGGCATCACCAGCGGCTACGACCATCCCGGGCGCCTGGGCGCCGACCGCTTCGTGGCGCTGATCGGTGCGCGCTGGCATGTGCTGGCCCGCGGCCCGGCCCGGCCGGCCCTGGTGGTGATGGTGGGTACGGCAGTGACGGTCGACGCGCTGGATCAGAGCGGCCACTTCCTCGGCGGCCTGATACTGCCCGGCCACGGCATCATGCTGCGCGCCCTGGAAGGCGGCACGGCCGGCCTGCGCGTGCCCACCGGCGAGGTGCGCGAGTTCCCGACCAACACCTCGGATGCGCTGACCAGCGGCGGCACCTATGCCATCACCGGCGCGATCGAACGCATGCACCGTCACCTGAGCCAGCGCTGTGCCGCGCAGTGCGCCCATGCGCCCGTGACGCTGATGACCGGCGGTGCGGGCTGGAAGGTCTCGCCGGCGCTGGACGTGGCTCACGAGCTGGTGGAGTCGCTTATCTTCGACGGCATGCTGGCCTTGCAGTCGCACCGGCTGGCACTCTAG
- a CDS encoding methyl-accepting chemotaxis protein, producing the protein MKQLSISARLWMPTIALGVAMALMTVASASRTSALQAAAKLVQERQQSKFELALRWRGMTETNASRAVAGLASADANVGAMLKPDIDATTAAISDIQKQLEALAQEDDEKAAMARVADARKTYIAIRGDATKLKAGGNAEGANAALKDKMLPAVADYLARQQDFVKLQQAKSDQLREQAGAERMRTVWTVAGVMGVVVLLLAVSTMYLVRAISAPLAEVAKMAERIGQGDLTGTLATDRGDEIGDVLRALDKMKAALNQVVGEVRHSADSIQTASAEIATGNTDLSQRTEQTASNLQQAASAMTELTGTVRQSADSAATANQLANSAAEVAQRGGSVVAQVVATMDEINTSSKKIADIIGVIDGIAFQTNILALNAAVEAARAGEQGRGFAVVASEVRSLAQRSAEAAKEIKTLIGTSVDKVETGARLVQDAGTTMGEIVASVKRVTDIIAEISASTVEQSHGIGQVNGSVIQLDQMTQQNAALVEQSAAAAESLKEQAIKLSGLVRGFRLS; encoded by the coding sequence ATGAAACAGCTCAGCATATCCGCCCGGCTCTGGATGCCGACCATCGCCCTGGGTGTGGCCATGGCCTTGATGACCGTGGCCTCCGCCAGCCGCACCAGCGCCCTCCAGGCAGCCGCCAAGCTGGTGCAGGAACGCCAGCAAAGCAAGTTCGAGCTGGCCCTGCGCTGGCGCGGCATGACCGAGACCAATGCCAGCCGTGCGGTGGCCGGCCTGGCCAGTGCCGATGCGAACGTCGGGGCCATGCTCAAGCCCGACATCGACGCCACCACGGCGGCCATTTCCGACATCCAGAAGCAGCTGGAGGCCCTGGCCCAGGAAGACGACGAGAAGGCGGCGATGGCGCGCGTGGCCGACGCCCGCAAGACCTATATCGCGATACGCGGCGACGCCACCAAGCTCAAGGCCGGCGGCAATGCCGAGGGCGCCAACGCGGCGCTGAAAGACAAGATGCTGCCCGCCGTGGCCGACTACCTCGCTCGCCAGCAGGATTTCGTCAAGCTCCAGCAGGCCAAGTCGGACCAGCTGCGCGAGCAGGCCGGGGCCGAGCGCATGCGCACCGTCTGGACGGTAGCCGGCGTGATGGGCGTCGTGGTGCTGCTGCTGGCCGTCAGCACGATGTATCTGGTGCGCGCGATCTCCGCGCCGCTGGCCGAGGTGGCCAAGATGGCCGAGCGCATCGGCCAGGGCGATCTGACCGGCACACTGGCCACCGATCGCGGCGACGAGATCGGCGATGTGCTGCGGGCGCTGGACAAGATGAAGGCCGCGCTGAACCAGGTGGTCGGTGAGGTGCGGCACAGCGCCGACAGCATCCAGACCGCCAGCGCCGAGATCGCCACCGGCAACACCGACCTCAGCCAGCGCACCGAGCAGACTGCCTCCAACCTGCAGCAGGCCGCCAGCGCCATGACCGAGCTGACCGGCACCGTGCGCCAGAGCGCCGACAGCGCCGCCACCGCCAACCAGCTGGCCAACAGCGCCGCCGAGGTGGCGCAGCGCGGTGGCTCGGTGGTGGCCCAGGTGGTGGCCACGATGGACGAGATCAATACCAGCTCGAAGAAGATTGCCGACATCATCGGTGTCATCGACGGCATTGCCTTCCAGACCAATATCCTGGCCCTGAATGCCGCCGTCGAGGCGGCTCGGGCCGGGGAGCAGGGGCGGGGCTTCGCTGTGGTGGCCAGCGAGGTGCGCTCGCTGGCCCAGCGCAGTGCCGAGGCCGCCAAGGAGATCAAGACGCTGATCGGCACCAGCGTCGACAAGGTCGAGACCGGGGCCCGCCTGGTGCAGGACGCCGGCACGACGATGGGCGAGATCGTCGCCAGCGTCAAGCGCGTGACCGACATCATTGCCGAGATCAGCGCCAGCACCGTCGAGCAAAGCCACGGCATCGGCCAGGTCAACGGCTCGGTGATACAGCTCGATCAGATGACGCAGCAGAATGCCGCGCTGGTCGAGCAAAGCGCCGCGGCGGCCGAGTCGCTGAAAGAGCAGGCGATCAAGCTGTCGGGGCTGGTGCGAGGCTTCCGCTTGAGTTAA